A stretch of the Nematostella vectensis chromosome 1, jaNemVect1.1, whole genome shotgun sequence genome encodes the following:
- the LOC5517450 gene encoding uncharacterized protein LOC5517450: MINAQMESSQKSRPARVTSVVLMGSSVIRSTKCATLSKPNAKSSLKSHPARVISAVLRGNAVIRSTKCASQVRINEGFSQKSRPVRVTSVVLKGSAVIRSTKCATLAKKSAQTAFFHPLRPVQVILHVLWGNAVTQSLKCATPFSPRFVKEEISSTMNQTLVAIV, from the exons ATG ATAAACGCGCAGATGGAATCTTCCCAGAAGTCTCGACCTGCTCGAGTGACTTCAGTTGTCCTGATGGGGAGCTCTGTCATCCGGTCTACAAAGTGTGCTACTCTATCCAAG CCAAACGCCAAATCTTCCCTGAAGTCTCATCCTGCTCGAGTGATTTCAGCTGTCCTGAGGGGGAACGCTGTCATCCGGTCTACAAAGTGTGCTTCCCAAGTCAGG ATAAACGAGGGATTTTCCCAGAAGTCTCGACCTGTTCGAGTGACTTCAGTTGTCCTGAAGGGGAGCGCTGTCATCCGATCTACAAAGTGTGCTACTCTAGCCAAG AAAAGCGCGCAGACGGCTTTTTTCCACCCATTGCGTCCTGTTCAAGTGATTCTGCATGTCCTTTGGGGGAACGCTGTCACCCAATCTTTAAAGTGTGCTACTCCATTTAGCCCCAG ATTCGTGAAAGAGGAGATAAGCAGCACTATGAACCAAACTTTGGTGGCGATCGTATAA
- the LOC116601153 gene encoding uncharacterized protein LOC116601153: MRLEIAILILSAMICSIYAKEGAKCRDDSECMSRECCAGATAKTYGACQYRPVAGDRCSPLIPPRSTLQCPCEVGSTCSLSFYNPDLEIAKYYCTKIKVAPGEAEITEIKTNFS; encoded by the exons ATGAGACTTGAGATCGCGATTCTGATTTTATCAGCTATGATATGTAGCATCTACGCAAAG GAGGGAGCTAAATGCCGTGACGATTCAGAGTGCATGAGCAGGGAGTGTTGCGCAGGCGCAACAGCCAAGACCTACGGCGCATGTCAATACAGGCCTGTGGCAGGGGACCGCTGTTCACCTCTAATACCG CCAAGATCCACACTACAGTGTCCCTGTGAGGTTGGTTCTACGTGTTCTCTGTCCTTCTACAACCCCGACTTGGAAATCGCGAAATACTACTGTACGAAGATCAAGGTGGCCCCTGGCGAGGCGGAGATAACGGAGATTAAGACTAACTTTAGCTAG
- the LOC5517389 gene encoding twinfilin-1, with amino-acid sequence MSHQTGIQASEDLKSVFARSKDGDIRMIKVGIENEELICITTTEPKKDWERDYDDAVVRHLEEKQPCYILYRLDSKNNQGYEWLFIAYSPDFSPIRQKMLFAGTRATLKKEFGGGHIKDELFGTNVADVCLDGYHSHMTSAKAPPPLTNEEAELELVKKEEGVRTEISISTKQSHMTGVHFPPTEEAVAELEKMRSGDVGYIQLKLDLEKEIINLVKSEFHIEADDLKGHVPSDSARYHFYLFKHTYEGDYQESIVFIYSMPGYNCPIKERMLYSSCKGPLVSLAEDDLKMVIVKKIEISDASELCEDFLMEEVHPIKNVHRPKFAKPKGPPGRGARRMVTKPKAEDE; translated from the exons ATGTCTCATCAAACAGGCATTCAAG CCAGTGAAGACCTTAAATCTGTGTTTGCAAGGTCCAAAGATGGTGATATTAGAATGATCAAAGTAGGCATAGAAAATG AGGAACTTATTTGTATTACAACAACTGAACCAAAGAAAGACTGGGAGAGAG ATTATGATGATGCTGTAGTTAGACACCTGGAGGAGAAGCAGCCCTGCTATATTCTGTACAGATTGGATTCTAAGAACAACCAGGGATATGAATGGCTTTTCATTGCATACTCTCCTGACTTCTCACCG ATTAGACAGAAGATGTTGTTTGCCGGTACTAGAGCAACATTAAAGAAGGAGTTTGGGGGAGGTCACATTAAAGATGAACTTTTTGGAACAAATGTG GCTGATGTATGTCTTGATGGATACCATAGTCATATGACGTCGGCAAAGGCTCCTCCTCCTCTGACTAATGAGGAGGCTGAGCTAGAGCTGGTCAAGAAAGAGGAG GGTGTGAGGACAGAGATAAGCATCAGCACCAAGCAATCTCACATGACAGGTGTTCACTTCCCACCTACAGAAGAGGCTGTCGCTGAGCTTGAGAAAATGAGAAGTGGAGATGTTGGCTACATTCAACTA AAACTCGACCTTGAAAAAGAGATCATCAACCTGGTAAAGAGTGAATTTCATATAGAAGCAGATGACTTGAAGGGCCATGTTCCAAGTGATAGTGCCCGGTACCATTTCTACCTTTTCAAGCACACCTATGAAGGAGATTACCAGGAAAGCATTG TGTTTATCTACTCAATGCCTGGTTACAACTGTCCCATCAAAGAGCGCATGCTGTATTCATCATGCAAAGGCCCGCTGGTCTCGTTAGCAGAAGACGATTTGAAGATGGTTATTGTAAAAAAG ATTGAAATATCAGACGCCTCCGAGCTCTGCGAAGATTTCTTAATGGAGGAAGTCCACCCCATTAAGAACGTCCACCGCCCGAAGTTCGCCAAGCCAAAAGGCCCCCCCGGACGCGGCGCGCGCAGGATGGTTACCAAGCCCAAGGCTGAGGATGAGTAG